Proteins encoded in a region of the Photobacterium angustum genome:
- the rpsJ gene encoding 30S ribosomal protein S10, translating into MQNQRIRIRLKAFDHRLIDQSTAEIVETAKRTGAQVKGPIPLPTRKERFTVLISPHVNKDARDQYEIRTHKRLIDIVEPTDKTVDALMRLDLAAGVDVQISLG; encoded by the coding sequence ATGCAGAACCAACGTATTCGTATCCGCTTAAAGGCGTTCGATCACCGTTTGATCGATCAGTCAACTGCGGAAATCGTTGAAACAGCTAAGCGTACTGGCGCACAGGTTAAGGGTCCAATCCCTCTTCCTACTCGCAAAGAGCGCTTCACTGTTCTTATTTCTCCTCACGTTAATAAGGACGCACGTGATCAGTACGAAATCCGTACTCACAAGCGCCTTATCGACATCGTTGAGCCTACAGACAAAACTGTTGATGCTCTTATGCGTCTAGATCTAGCTGCTGGCGTTGACGTACAGATCAGCCTAGGTTAA
- the tuf gene encoding elongation factor Tu yields the protein MSKEKFERVKPHVNVGTIGHVDHGKTTLTAAICTTLAKVYGGVAKDFASIDNAPEERERGITISTSHVEYDTPTRHYAHVDCPGHADYVKNMITGAAQMDGGILVVAATDGPMPQTREHILLGRQVGIPYIIVFMNKCDMVDDEELLELVEMEVRELLSEYDFPGDDCPVIMGSALGALNGEKEWEDKIVELAEALDSYIPEPERAIDLPFILPIEDVFSIQGRGTVVTGRVEQGIIKVGDEVAIVGIVDTITTTCTGVEMFRKLLDEGRAGENVGVLLRGTKRDEVQRGQVLAKPGSITPHTTFTSEIYVLSKDEGGRHTPFFKGYRPQFYFRTTDVTGTIELPEGVEMVMPGDNIAMTVTLIAPIAMDEGLRFAIREGGRTVGAGVVATIVA from the coding sequence GTGTCTAAAGAAAAATTTGAACGCGTAAAACCGCACGTAAACGTTGGTACTATCGGTCACGTTGACCACGGTAAAACAACTCTAACTGCTGCTATCTGTACTACACTTGCAAAAGTGTACGGTGGTGTTGCTAAAGACTTCGCATCTATCGATAACGCTCCTGAAGAGCGCGAGCGTGGTATCACAATCTCAACTTCTCACGTTGAGTACGATACTCCAACTCGTCACTACGCACACGTTGACTGTCCTGGACACGCCGATTATGTTAAAAACATGATCACTGGTGCTGCTCAAATGGACGGCGGTATCCTAGTTGTTGCTGCAACTGACGGCCCAATGCCACAAACACGTGAGCACATCCTACTTGGTCGCCAGGTTGGTATTCCTTACATCATCGTATTCATGAACAAGTGTGACATGGTTGATGATGAAGAACTACTTGAGCTAGTTGAGATGGAAGTTCGTGAACTTCTTTCTGAGTACGACTTCCCAGGTGATGATTGCCCAGTAATCATGGGTTCTGCTCTAGGCGCTCTAAACGGCGAGAAAGAGTGGGAAGACAAGATTGTTGAACTAGCAGAAGCGCTAGATTCATACATTCCTGAGCCAGAGCGTGCTATCGATCTACCATTCATTCTTCCAATCGAAGATGTATTCTCAATCCAAGGCCGTGGTACTGTTGTAACTGGTCGTGTTGAGCAAGGTATCATCAAAGTTGGTGACGAAGTTGCTATCGTTGGTATCGTAGACACTATTACAACTACTTGTACTGGTGTTGAGATGTTCCGTAAGCTTCTTGACGAAGGCCGTGCTGGTGAGAACGTTGGTGTTCTTCTACGTGGTACTAAGCGTGACGAAGTTCAACGTGGTCAAGTACTTGCTAAGCCAGGTTCAATCACTCCACACACAACTTTCACTTCAGAAATCTATGTTCTTTCTAAAGATGAAGGTGGTCGTCACACTCCTTTCTTCAAAGGTTACCGTCCACAGTTCTACTTCCGTACAACTGACGTAACTGGTACTATCGAGCTACCAGAAGGCGTAGAAATGGTAATGCCTGGTGATAACATCGCTATGACTGTTACTCTAATCGCTCCAATCGCGATGGACGAAGGTCTACGTTTTGCTATCCGTGAAGGTGGCCGTACAGTTGGTGCTGGTGTTGTTGCAACTATCGTTGCTTAA
- the fusA gene encoding elongation factor G, which yields MARKTPIERYRNIGICAHVDAGKTTTTERILFYTGLSHKIGEVHDGAATMDWMEQEQERGITITSAATTTFWRGMDKQFDEHRINIIDTPGHVDFTIEVERSLRVLDGAVVVFCGSSGVEPQSETVWRQADRYEVPRMVFVNKMDRTGADFLRVIEQIKTRLGANPVPIQLNIGAEDEFKGVIDLIKMKAINWSEADQGTSFTYEDIPADLLEEAEEWRMNLVESAAEANDELMDKYLEEGELTEAEIKAGLRQRTLNNEIVLATCGSAFKNKGVQAVLDAVVDFLPSPTEVKAITGEDENGNPVERHSDDNEPFAALAFKIATDPFVGTLTFMRVYSGVVNSGDTVFNSIKEKRERLGRIVQMHANKREEVKEVRAGDIAAAIGLKFATTGDTLCDQNHKVILERMDFPEPVIQIVVEPRSTADQDKMAIALEKLAMEDPSFRVEIDNESGQTLISGMGELHLDIIVDRMKREFSVDCNVGNPQVAYRESIRGTTEVEGKFIRQAGETGGRNQYGHVCLRLEPTEPGEGFVFVDEIVNGSVPKEYITAAATGIEEQMKSGVLAGYPMVDVKATLFDGSFHETDSNDIAFKIAGSMALRQGALQATPVLLEPMMKVEITTPEDWMGDVVGDLNRRRGMIEGMDEGNAGIKIIRAQVPLSAMFGYATDLRSATQGRASYSMEFSEYAEMPKNVTDKIIAERN from the coding sequence GTGGCACGCAAAACGCCTATCGAGCGCTACCGTAATATTGGTATCTGTGCTCACGTTGACGCCGGTAAAACAACAACGACCGAGCGCATCCTGTTTTACACAGGCCTATCTCATAAGATTGGTGAAGTACACGACGGCGCTGCTACTATGGATTGGATGGAGCAGGAGCAAGAACGTGGCATCACGATCACCTCTGCTGCAACAACCACCTTTTGGCGCGGTATGGACAAGCAGTTCGACGAGCACCGAATCAACATCATTGATACTCCTGGACACGTAGACTTCACCATTGAAGTTGAACGTTCACTACGTGTATTAGATGGTGCTGTTGTTGTGTTCTGTGGTTCTTCAGGTGTAGAGCCTCAGTCAGAGACTGTATGGCGTCAAGCTGATAGATACGAAGTACCACGCATGGTTTTCGTTAACAAGATGGACCGTACTGGTGCCGATTTCCTTCGCGTTATCGAGCAAATCAAAACCCGTCTTGGCGCAAACCCAGTACCTATTCAACTGAATATTGGTGCTGAAGATGAATTTAAAGGTGTAATTGACCTGATCAAAATGAAGGCCATTAACTGGTCAGAAGCTGATCAAGGGACTAGTTTTACCTATGAAGACATTCCTGCTGATTTATTAGAAGAAGCAGAAGAATGGCGCATGAATTTAGTTGAGTCTGCCGCTGAAGCGAACGACGAACTAATGGATAAATACCTTGAAGAAGGCGAACTGACTGAAGCTGAAATTAAAGCTGGTCTTCGTCAACGTACACTCAACAACGAAATCGTACTCGCGACTTGTGGTTCTGCATTCAAGAACAAAGGTGTTCAAGCGGTACTTGATGCGGTTGTTGACTTCCTTCCTTCACCAACAGAAGTAAAAGCAATTACTGGTGAAGATGAAAACGGTAATCCTGTTGAACGTCATTCAGATGACAACGAACCTTTTGCTGCGCTTGCGTTCAAAATTGCAACAGACCCGTTTGTAGGTACGTTAACTTTCATGCGTGTTTATTCTGGTGTTGTAAATTCAGGTGATACTGTATTTAACAGCATTAAAGAGAAACGTGAACGTTTAGGTCGCATTGTTCAAATGCATGCGAATAAGCGTGAAGAGGTCAAAGAAGTGCGTGCTGGCGATATCGCTGCCGCCATTGGTCTTAAATTTGCGACAACAGGTGACACCCTGTGTGATCAAAATCATAAAGTGATTCTTGAGCGCATGGACTTCCCTGAACCAGTAATTCAGATCGTTGTTGAGCCTCGTTCAACAGCCGATCAGGATAAGATGGCAATCGCGCTAGAAAAACTAGCGATGGAAGATCCATCTTTCCGAGTAGAAATTGATAATGAATCAGGCCAGACACTAATCTCTGGTATGGGTGAACTTCACCTTGATATCATTGTTGATCGAATGAAACGTGAATTTAGCGTTGACTGTAATGTGGGTAACCCACAAGTTGCTTACCGTGAAAGTATTCGTGGTACAACGGAAGTCGAAGGTAAATTCATTCGCCAAGCTGGTGAAACAGGTGGACGTAACCAATATGGTCACGTTTGCTTACGATTAGAACCAACAGAGCCTGGTGAAGGTTTCGTATTCGTAGATGAAATCGTGAATGGTAGCGTGCCGAAAGAGTATATCACGGCGGCTGCGACTGGTATCGAAGAACAAATGAAGAGTGGTGTGCTTGCTGGCTACCCAATGGTAGATGTTAAAGCAACTCTGTTCGACGGTTCATTCCACGAAACTGATTCTAACGATATTGCATTTAAAATCGCAGGTTCAATGGCATTAAGACAAGGTGCGCTACAAGCAACCCCTGTATTGCTTGAGCCTATGATGAAAGTTGAAATTACCACGCCGGAAGATTGGATGGGTGATGTTGTTGGCGATCTTAACCGTCGTCGCGGCATGATCGAAGGTATGGACGAAGGCAACGCGGGTATTAAAATTATTCGTGCACAAGTTCCATTATCTGCAATGTTTGGCTATGCAACTGATTTGCGTTCAGCAACACAAGGCCGTGCGTCTTATTCTATGGAATTTAGCGAGTACGCTGAAATGCCAAAGAATGTTACTGACAAAATTATTGCAGAACGTAACTAA
- the rpsG gene encoding 30S ribosomal protein S7 translates to MPRRRVIGQRKILPDPKFKSELLAKFVNILMVDGKKSTAEKIVYSALETMAERSGEEHLAVFEKALENVRPAVEVKSRRVGGSTYQVPVEVRPVRRNALAMRWLVEAARKRGEKSMAQRLAGEMLDAADNKGSAVKKREDVHRMADANKAFAHYRW, encoded by the coding sequence ATGCCACGTCGTCGCGTAATCGGTCAGCGTAAGATCCTTCCAGATCCTAAATTCAAATCAGAATTGCTGGCAAAATTCGTTAACATCCTAATGGTTGACGGTAAAAAATCTACTGCAGAAAAAATTGTTTACTCTGCACTAGAAACTATGGCTGAGCGTTCTGGTGAAGAACACCTAGCTGTATTCGAAAAAGCTCTTGAAAATGTACGTCCAGCGGTAGAAGTTAAATCTCGCCGTGTGGGTGGTTCAACTTACCAGGTGCCTGTAGAAGTACGTCCAGTACGTCGTAATGCACTAGCTATGCGTTGGTTAGTTGAAGCTGCGCGTAAGCGTGGTGAAAAATCTATGGCTCAGCGTCTAGCAGGCGAAATGCTTGATGCGGCTGACAACAAAGGTTCTGCTGTTAAGAAACGTGAAGACGTTCACCGTATGGCAGATGCGAACAAAGCGTTCGCACATTACCGCTGGTAA
- the rpsL gene encoding 30S ribosomal protein S12, with the protein MATINQLVRKPRAKQVVKSNVPALEACPQKRGVCTRVYTTTPKKPNSALRKVCRVRLTNGFEVTSYIGGEGHNLQEHSVVLIRGGRVKDLPGVRYHTVRGALDCAGVNDRKQGRSKYGVKRPKS; encoded by the coding sequence ATGGCAACTATTAACCAGTTGGTACGTAAGCCACGTGCTAAGCAAGTTGTAAAAAGCAACGTGCCAGCACTAGAAGCGTGCCCACAGAAACGTGGTGTATGTACTCGTGTTTACACTACTACACCTAAAAAACCGAACTCAGCATTACGTAAAGTATGTCGTGTTCGTCTAACAAACGGTTTCGAAGTAACATCATACATCGGCGGTGAAGGTCACAACCTTCAGGAGCACTCAGTTGTTCTTATCCGCGGTGGTCGTGTTAAAGACTTACCGGGTGTTCGTTACCACACTGTTCGTGGTGCACTTGACTGTGCAGGCGTTAATGACCGTAAACAAGGTCGTTCTAAGTACGGTGTGAAGCGTCCTAAGTCTTAA
- the tusB gene encoding sulfurtransferase complex subunit TusB has translation MLHTVTRSPYQSQSLAQCLAYVAAGDEILLLEDAVIAGLVKNNYLNVIKNIGVKIYLLEADLIARGLQGKCDEYLNVVDYKGFVSLMVKHEQHMKWA, from the coding sequence ATGCTTCATACCGTTACTCGCTCACCTTATCAAAGCCAATCTTTGGCTCAATGTTTAGCATATGTTGCCGCTGGTGATGAAATATTGCTGTTAGAAGACGCTGTGATCGCCGGTTTAGTAAAAAATAATTATTTAAATGTAATAAAAAATATTGGTGTAAAAATTTATTTACTTGAGGCTGATCTCATTGCACGTGGGTTGCAAGGTAAATGTGATGAATATCTTAATGTTGTTGATTATAAAGGCTTTGTTTCGTTAATGGTGAAGCATGAACAGCATATGAAATGGGCTTAA
- the tusC gene encoding sulfurtransferase complex subunit TusC, whose translation MNSLGFIFRTSPHGNNSGREGLDAVLASSAYTEELSLYFIDDGVFQLLKQQQPQAILSRDYIATFKMLELYDVENIYVNAESLRARGLTTDDLIIDVIVCEQAQLIEKMHQCRQLLTF comes from the coding sequence ATGAATTCACTGGGCTTTATCTTTAGAACTTCACCACATGGCAACAATAGTGGGCGAGAAGGGCTAGATGCTGTATTGGCAAGTTCAGCTTATACTGAAGAGTTGTCACTGTATTTTATTGATGATGGCGTATTTCAGTTATTAAAACAGCAGCAGCCACAAGCAATTTTAAGTCGAGATTATATTGCGACATTTAAGATGCTTGAACTTTATGATGTTGAAAATATTTATGTGAATGCAGAATCACTCCGTGCGCGCGGACTAACAACAGATGATTTGATCATCGATGTGATTGTTTGTGAACAAGCACAATTGATAGAAAAAATGCATCAATGTCGACAACTTCTTACATTTTGA
- the tusD gene encoding sulfurtransferase complex subunit TusD has protein sequence MSLTFAIVVNGPAYGNQTSRSAYQFANALIEEGHVLQRVFFYQDGVLNGSALTAPASDEFDLVAAWQALAKTHNVELQTCVAAALRRGIVSEQEAEQNQLSAVNLADGFEQAGLGGLAEVMLTADRVIQF, from the coding sequence GTGAGTTTAACTTTCGCTATCGTGGTTAATGGCCCTGCATACGGAAACCAAACATCGCGTTCAGCTTATCAATTTGCAAATGCATTAATTGAAGAAGGACACGTATTACAACGCGTGTTTTTTTATCAAGATGGCGTGTTAAATGGCTCTGCATTAACGGCACCAGCATCCGATGAATTTGATCTTGTGGCGGCATGGCAAGCATTAGCTAAAACGCATAATGTTGAATTGCAAACCTGTGTTGCAGCCGCATTGCGTCGCGGTATTGTCAGTGAACAAGAAGCAGAGCAAAACCAATTATCTGCTGTCAATCTTGCAGATGGCTTTGAACAGGCAGGGCTTGGTGGTCTTGCTGAAGTCATGTTAACTGCAGATCGCGTCATACAATTTTAG
- a CDS encoding helix-turn-helix transcriptional regulator: MVSTDNFGSEVMVDSDIVDSRIFSEHDYIILRSYEAVVDGLAALIGPFCEIVLHSLADLNTSAIKIANGENTGRKVGSPITDLALRMLRDIEGSERNFSRAYFTRAKGGDLMKSITIAIRNGENNIIGLLCINVNLDAPFSQILQSFMPTDEAKQAASTVNFASDVDELVDQTVERTIEEINADKNVSNNAKNRQIVMELFDKGIFDIKDAINRVADRLNISKHTVYLYIRQRKTEDGEK; the protein is encoded by the coding sequence GTGGTTTCAACTGATAACTTTGGTTCAGAGGTGATGGTCGACAGTGATATCGTCGATAGCCGAATCTTCTCTGAGCATGATTATATTATTCTTCGCTCTTATGAAGCCGTTGTTGATGGTTTAGCAGCGTTAATTGGTCCTTTTTGTGAAATCGTGCTCCATTCATTAGCCGATCTCAACACCTCTGCGATTAAGATTGCTAACGGAGAAAATACCGGCCGTAAAGTTGGCTCGCCAATCACAGATCTTGCATTACGCATGCTACGTGATATTGAAGGTTCTGAGCGCAATTTTTCTCGTGCTTATTTCACCCGTGCTAAAGGTGGTGACTTAATGAAGTCAATCACGATTGCCATTCGTAACGGTGAAAATAATATCATTGGCCTGCTGTGTATAAACGTTAATTTAGATGCCCCTTTCTCTCAAATTTTGCAGTCGTTTATGCCAACAGATGAAGCAAAACAAGCGGCATCAACGGTTAATTTTGCCAGCGATGTTGATGAGCTCGTTGATCAGACGGTTGAACGTACCATCGAAGAAATTAATGCGGATAAGAACGTATCAAATAATGCCAAAAATCGCCAAATCGTGATGGAACTGTTTGATAAAGGTATTTTCGATATTAAAGATGCGATTAATCGTGTTGCAGATCGTCTAAATATCTCCAAACACACCGTGTATCTGTATATTCGCCAGCGAAAAACCGAGGATGGTGAGAAGTGA
- the fkpA gene encoding FKBP-type peptidyl-prolyl cis-trans isomerase: MKPVLKMSVLAATIFLAVGCQDDNKADTNKPAEPAKVEQVAAKTPAADAKVEFKTEDQKAAYAIGASLAQYLSANLDQQKELGLDLNRQDVLQGVEDVFAGKSRLTQEQTQQALQELDQRVAKIVEEKAKAEAEKNVKAGEEFRTKFSKEAGVVTTKTGLMYKIEKEGTGPKPTATDTVEVHYKGMLTDGTVFDSSYQRNQPATFPLNQVIPGWTEGVQLMPVGSKFEFVIPPQLAYGAQANPSIPANSTLVFQVELLGIKGDKTAKPAAAPAEKPAATETKTQ, encoded by the coding sequence ATGAAACCTGTTCTAAAGATGTCTGTATTGGCAGCAACAATTTTCCTCGCTGTTGGTTGTCAGGATGACAATAAAGCAGACACCAATAAGCCTGCAGAGCCTGCGAAAGTAGAGCAGGTTGCTGCTAAGACTCCAGCAGCTGATGCTAAAGTTGAATTTAAAACTGAAGATCAAAAAGCAGCTTATGCAATTGGTGCGTCACTGGCGCAATACCTATCTGCTAACCTTGATCAGCAAAAAGAGTTGGGTCTAGACCTAAACCGTCAAGACGTACTTCAAGGTGTTGAAGATGTATTTGCGGGTAAGAGTCGTTTAACGCAAGAGCAAACCCAACAAGCGCTTCAAGAGCTTGACCAGCGTGTAGCTAAAATTGTTGAAGAAAAAGCAAAAGCTGAAGCTGAGAAAAACGTAAAAGCCGGTGAAGAATTCCGTACTAAGTTCTCGAAAGAAGCGGGGGTTGTAACAACTAAAACGGGCTTAATGTACAAGATTGAAAAAGAAGGTACAGGTCCAAAACCAACAGCAACCGATACAGTTGAAGTTCATTACAAAGGCATGCTAACTGACGGTACTGTATTTGACAGTTCTTACCAGCGTAATCAACCTGCTACTTTCCCTCTAAATCAAGTAATCCCTGGTTGGACTGAAGGTGTTCAGCTAATGCCTGTAGGTTCTAAGTTTGAGTTTGTTATTCCGCCACAACTTGCTTACGGCGCACAAGCAAACCCAAGTATTCCTGCTAACTCAACATTGGTATTCCAAGTTGAACTACTAGGTATTAAAGGTGATAAAACTGCAAAACCTGCAGCGGCACCAGCTGAAAAACCAGCAGCTACAGAGACAAAAACACAATAA